A single window of Gossypium hirsutum isolate 1008001.06 chromosome A10, Gossypium_hirsutum_v2.1, whole genome shotgun sequence DNA harbors:
- the LOC107915525 gene encoding probable xyloglucan galactosyltransferase GT14, whose amino-acid sequence MKFHALMREFCVGKPIISKWRNQCRRTNYSTYLWFLLKFSIVVLILLHHLFFSMDAPTSSHHHSKKKIRSLVGESSSQDSCLGRYIYIHDLPKRFNQDLLTNCQILTRPTDKTSMCVYVQISGIGPQIQNSGTSDIWNSNWFSTNQFILEVIFHNRMKKYKCLTNDSIVASAIFVPYYAGLDLRHYLWGFNASMRVSSGFDLINWLKQRPQWKSMSGKDHLLVSGRIARDFRRKSDRKSEWGSNFRFLPDCKNMSMLTIESGPWENEIAVPYPTSFHPSTGDQVLQWQNLMRTQNRSYLFSFAGGSRNRQKKSTRNEIIRHCQASKLCKLLDCNSVGHKCDDPFNLMNLFGRSIFCLQPPGDSLTRKSTFDSILAGCIPVFFHPGSAYTQYLWHLPNNYTKYSVYISAKGLRSGKVRIDETLLLQVSKDDELSMREEVIRLIPRIIYADGRSRLESTEDDAFDLAIKGVLKRIETLRGCGI is encoded by the exons ATGAAATTCCATGCACTGATGAGAGAGTTTTGTGTTGGAAAACCCATCATAAGCAAATGGAGAAACCAGTGCAGAAGAACTAATTACAGCACATATTTGTGGTTTCTTCTTAAATTTTCCATTGTTGTATTAATCCTTCTTCATCACCTGTTCTTTTCAATGGATGCTCCAACTTCATCACACCACCACTCCAAGAAGAAGATTCGTAGTTTAGTTGGTGAAAGTTCAAGTCAAGATTCATGCTTGGGTCGATATATTTATATCCATGATCTTCCCAAGCGATTCAATCAAGATTTGCTCACCAACTGTCAGATTCTTACAAGGCCCACTGATAAAACCAGTATGTGTGTATATGTACAAATTTCTGGTATTGGTCCTCAGATTCAAAACTCTGGCACTTCGGATATATGGAACAGCAATTGGTTTTCGACGAATCAATTCATATTAGAAGTTATTTTCCATAATAGGATGAAGAAATACAAGTGTTTAACTAATGATTCAATCGTTGCTTCTGCCATTTTCGTCCCGTATTATGCTGGTTTGGATCTTCGTCACTATCTATGGGGATTCAATGCTTCCATGAGAGTTTCCTCGggttttgatttgattaattggCTTAAACAAAGACCCCAATGGAAATCCATGTCGGGTAAAGATCATTTATTGGTTTCCGGTAGGATTGCTCGTGATTTCAGGAGAAAATCCGACAGAAAATCTGAATGGGGAAGCAACTTCAGATTCTTACCAGACTGTAAGAACATGTCGATGTTAACAATCGAATCAGGTCCATGGGAAAACGAAATAGCTGTTCCATACCCGACTAGCTTCCATCCTTCAACAGGTGATCAAGTTCTTCAATGGCAGAATCTAATGAGAACCCAAAACAGGTCATACTTATTCTCTTTCGCAGGTGGCTCAAGAAACCGACAAAAGAAATCAACAAGGAATGAGATCATCCGCCATTGCCAAGCTTCAAAGCTCTGCAAATTACTCGACTGTAACTCAGTGGGACATAAATGTGATGATCCGTTCAACTTGATGAACTTATTTGGAAGGTCAATCTTCTGCTTACAACCACCAGGGGATTCATTAACGAGAAAATCTACATTTGATTCCATTTTAGCTGGTTGTATCCCGGTGTTCTTCCATCCAGGGAGTGCTTACACACAATATTTATGGCATTTACCAAATAATTACACCAAGTATTCTGTATATATATCGGCAAAAGGTTTGAGATCGGGAAAAGTCAGAATTGACGAGACAtt attGCTTCAAGTTTCCAAGGACGATGAATTGTCAATGAGAGAAGAGGTGATAAGATTGATTCCCAGGATTATATATGCCGATGGACGATCTAGATTGGAGAGTACTGAAGATGATGCATTTGATTTGGCAATCAAGGGAGTTTTGAAAAGAATAGAGACATTAAGGGGATGTGGCATTTGA